From the Malus domestica chromosome 17, GDT2T_hap1 genome, one window contains:
- the LOC139193337 gene encoding uncharacterized protein, with protein sequence MGIMVVVLDMEVAEGAEEVEEVEEVEEVEEVEEVEEEVDTVVDKEVVKAEVEEVKVVDRVAEKEAVVAKVVVKEEVAKVVAGKEEEEREGDMVEVVKVKVEKAVDKEVVKVVNTVVAVRVVVVKDKEVVVAAMEVGKVEVEAEVEVVGKKVAKAVNKVAKKEEAVVTKEEEVVDMVEVVKVAVEKIVVEVANKVVVKVVEKEEAEVIKAVGKVAVKEEVVKVVADKKEEEVDMVEVDKGVEKAVDKEVVKAANMVVAVRVVVVKDKEEVAVAMEVEKVEAEVVKAVVEVVDKEVVKAVDMVVVVDMQVLRVAVVKDKEVVKVEAEVVKVEAEVVKVVDKEEVEEVEEVEEEVVKAVDMVVVVDMELVRVVAVMDKLVVDMVVAIVKVVQMIVAAAASCTVTVVINSSNRKDTEVIQQISASLINEE encoded by the coding sequence ATGGGAATCATGGTGGTGGTATTGGATATGGAGGTGGCGGAGGGggcggaggaggtggaggaggtagaggaggtggaggaggtggaggaggtggaggaggtggaggaggaggtggatACGGTGGTGGACAAGGAGGTGGTCAAGGCGGAGGTGGAGGAAGTCAAGGTGGTGGACAGAGTGGCGGAAAAGGAGGCAGTGGTGGCCAAGGTGGTGGTAAAGGAGGAGGTGGCCAAGGTGGTGGCGggcaaggaggaggaggagagggagggggATATGGTGGAGGTGGTCAAGGTGAAGGTGGAAAAGGCAGTGGACAAGGAGGTGGTCAAGGTGGTGAATACGGTGGTGGCGGTAAGGGTAGTGGTGGTCAAGGACAAGGAGGTGGTGGTAGCAGCCATGGAGGTGGgaaaggtggaggtggaggcgGAGGTGGAAGTGGTGGGCAAGAAGGTGGCCAAGGCAGTGAACAAGGTGGCGAAAAAGGAGGAGGCGGTGGTGaccaaggaggaggaggtggtggaTATGGTGGAGGTGGTCAAGGTGGCCGTGGAAAAGATAGTGGTGGAAGTGGCGAACAAAGTAGTGGTCAAGGTGGTGGAAAAGGAGGAGGCGGAGGTGATCAAAGCGGTGGGCAAGGTGGCGGTAAAGGAGGAGGTGGTCAAGGTGGTGGCGGacaagaaggaggaggaggtggataTGGTGGAGGTGGACAAGGGGGTGGAAAAGGCGGTGGACAAGGAGGTGGTCAAGGCGGCGAATATGGTGGTGGCGGTAAGGGTGGTGGTGGTCAAGGACAAGGAGGAGGTGGCAGTGGCCATGGAGGTGGAAAAGGTGGAGGCGGAGGTGGTCAAGGCAGTGGTGGAAGTGGTGGACAAGGAGGTGGTCAAGGCGGTGGATATGGTGGTGGTAGTGGACATGCAGGTGCTAAGGGTGGCGGTGGTCAAGGACAAGGAGGTGGTAAAGGTGGAGGCGGAGGTGGTAAAGGTGGAGGCGGAGGTGGTCAAGGTGGTGGAcaaggaggaggtggaggaggtggaggaggtggaggaggaggtggtCAAGGCGGTGGATATGGTGGTGGTAGTGGACATGGAGTTGGTAAGGGTGGTGGCGGTGATGGACAAGTTGGTGGTGGATATGGTGGTGGCAATCGTGAAGGTGGTGCAGATGATAGTGGCAGCGGCGGCATCATGCACGGTAACAGTGGTTATTAATTCTAGCAACAGAAAGGATACTGAAGTGATCCAACAAATCAGTGCTAGCTTAATAAACGAAGAATAA